In Microbacterium lushaniae, the following are encoded in one genomic region:
- a CDS encoding ABC transporter substrate-binding protein, with protein MTGIAAVAAASAVVLTGCGGGGGGDAAADVDFTAEPTGTLSAWGFENADDVGTSRMDHAAEQLSDLEIDLDATAFDAQKFTTRLASGDVPDVVQMDRRYVTTYAAQDLVIPLDECFEAHDVSPRDQWYPFVVEDVTYEDAIWAVPQFYQPPAIMVNKTVLDEAGVSVEEIDTSNPDALIGAIEKMYQASGGVPTRLGFDPQTTGQSGLWILGMGGQLIDEEGAPTLDDPSNVAGIELLQQISDAQGGYAAVKSFTDSFDTFGENNQFVANQVGAQVNAQWYPNVLSPYVDQIDIEAVPFRDSDGEPFSVASGSAFVIPAGAENPAAACAWMINLTSDDAWMAAGEARGATRAADGGINTGLFTGSPAADEAVREGWVAESGNVGFDQVISTYYDVVEYGESFGSSPAGQEIQNELNNAITAALLGDKTPEEALADAQAAAMRAYENVTAG; from the coding sequence ATGACAGGAATCGCGGCGGTGGCCGCGGCATCCGCTGTCGTCCTCACCGGCTGCGGCGGCGGAGGAGGCGGGGATGCGGCGGCGGACGTCGACTTCACCGCCGAGCCGACCGGCACGCTGTCGGCGTGGGGCTTCGAGAACGCGGACGATGTCGGCACCTCGCGGATGGACCACGCCGCGGAGCAGCTGAGCGACCTGGAGATCGACCTCGACGCCACCGCGTTCGACGCGCAGAAGTTCACCACGCGGCTGGCCAGCGGCGACGTCCCCGACGTCGTGCAGATGGACCGGCGCTACGTGACGACGTACGCGGCGCAAGACCTCGTGATACCGCTGGATGAATGCTTCGAGGCGCACGACGTCTCACCGCGCGACCAGTGGTACCCCTTCGTCGTGGAGGACGTGACGTACGAGGACGCGATCTGGGCCGTGCCGCAGTTCTACCAGCCGCCGGCGATCATGGTGAACAAGACGGTGCTCGACGAGGCCGGCGTGAGCGTCGAGGAGATCGACACGTCCAACCCGGATGCGTTGATCGGCGCGATCGAGAAGATGTACCAGGCCTCCGGCGGTGTGCCGACCCGACTGGGGTTCGACCCCCAGACGACCGGTCAGTCGGGTCTGTGGATCCTCGGGATGGGCGGGCAGCTCATCGACGAGGAGGGCGCCCCGACGCTGGATGACCCGAGCAATGTCGCCGGCATCGAGCTGCTCCAGCAGATCTCCGACGCACAGGGCGGGTACGCAGCCGTGAAGAGCTTCACCGACTCCTTCGACACGTTCGGCGAGAACAACCAATTCGTGGCCAACCAGGTGGGCGCGCAGGTCAACGCGCAGTGGTACCCCAACGTGCTGTCGCCGTACGTCGACCAGATCGACATCGAGGCGGTGCCGTTCCGCGACTCCGACGGCGAACCGTTCTCGGTGGCCTCGGGGTCGGCGTTCGTGATCCCGGCCGGCGCGGAGAACCCGGCGGCCGCCTGCGCGTGGATGATCAATCTGACCTCGGATGACGCGTGGATGGCAGCCGGGGAGGCGCGCGGGGCGACCCGTGCCGCGGACGGCGGCATCAACACGGGCCTGTTCACGGGTTCGCCCGCCGCCGACGAGGCCGTTCGTGAGGGATGGGTGGCGGAAAGCGGCAACGTCGGCTTCGACCAGGTCATCTCGACGTATTACGACGTCGTCGAGTACGGCGAGTCGTTCGGATCATCCCCCGCCGGGCAGGAGATCCAGAACGAGTTGAACAACGCCATCACCGCGGCGCTCCTGGGCGACAAGACCCCCGAAGAGGCGCTCGCCGACGCCCAGGCCGCGGCCATGCGGGCATACGAGAACGTCACCGCGGGCTGA
- a CDS encoding SRPBCC domain-containing protein, with product MRVERATRHITADPERVFRAFTDPDLFVAWIPPEGMTGRLEEFDPERGYRMVLRYENPPEGGGKATLDTDVSVVRRVLVDPPRTLVEEVDFPSGDPSFAGTMRMTWTFQPEVTGTLVTIEATNAPAGIDQDVHVGAMISSLAQLARAVEHGTVG from the coding sequence ATGCGAGTCGAGCGTGCCACCCGACACATCACCGCCGACCCGGAGCGGGTGTTCCGGGCCTTCACCGATCCCGACCTGTTCGTGGCGTGGATCCCACCGGAGGGGATGACCGGCAGGCTCGAGGAGTTCGACCCCGAACGAGGGTATCGGATGGTTCTCCGCTACGAGAATCCGCCCGAGGGTGGCGGCAAGGCCACGCTCGACACGGACGTCAGCGTCGTGCGGCGCGTGCTCGTCGATCCGCCCCGCACGCTCGTCGAAGAAGTCGATTTCCCCTCCGGCGACCCCTCGTTCGCCGGCACGATGCGGATGACGTGGACTTTCCAGCCGGAGGTGACCGGGACCCTCGTCACGATCGAGGCGACGAACGCTCCCGCGGGGATCGACCAGGACGTGCACGTGGGGGCGATGATCTCCTCGCTCGCCCAGTTGGCCCGTGCCGTGGAGCACGGAACCGTCGGCTGA
- a CDS encoding L-lactate dehydrogenase — translation MSVIENSKMTVVGAGSVGASVAYAALIRGSARHVALYDIATQKVEAEVLDLAHGTQFTGSSDIIGGSDISVAAGSHVVVITAGAKQKPGQTRIELAGVNAGILRSMMPQLLEVAPDAIYVIVTNPCDVLTVLAQEATNLPPERIFSSGTVLDTSRLRWKLAQRAGVATSNVHAYIVGEHGDTEFPLWSRATIGTVPILEWESPGHPRMSAEELDRIAVDVRDAAYKVIEGKGATNYAIGLASARIVEAVLRDEHTVLPVSTVLDDFHGLDGVALSVPSIVSASGAVPIRETLFSEDEMTLLQRSGDALRTVAASLRE, via the coding sequence ATGAGCGTGATCGAGAATTCCAAGATGACGGTGGTGGGCGCGGGCAGCGTGGGGGCCAGCGTCGCGTACGCCGCCCTCATCCGCGGATCGGCGCGGCATGTGGCGCTGTACGACATTGCGACGCAGAAGGTCGAGGCCGAAGTGCTCGACCTCGCCCACGGCACCCAGTTCACCGGGTCGAGCGACATCATCGGTGGCAGCGACATCTCCGTCGCCGCGGGATCGCACGTCGTCGTCATCACCGCCGGCGCGAAGCAGAAGCCCGGCCAGACGCGCATCGAACTGGCCGGGGTGAATGCCGGCATCCTGCGGTCGATGATGCCTCAGCTGCTCGAAGTCGCTCCGGATGCCATCTACGTCATCGTGACCAACCCGTGCGACGTCCTGACTGTCCTCGCGCAGGAGGCGACGAACCTGCCGCCGGAACGCATCTTCTCCTCCGGCACGGTGCTCGACACCTCCCGCCTGCGGTGGAAGCTCGCCCAGCGCGCGGGCGTGGCGACCTCGAACGTGCACGCCTACATCGTGGGCGAGCACGGCGACACGGAGTTCCCGCTGTGGTCGCGCGCGACGATCGGAACGGTGCCGATCCTCGAGTGGGAGTCGCCGGGGCACCCGCGGATGAGCGCCGAGGAGCTCGACCGCATCGCGGTGGACGTGCGCGACGCCGCCTACAAGGTCATCGAGGGCAAGGGCGCGACGAACTATGCCATCGGGCTCGCCAGCGCCCGGATCGTCGAGGCGGTCCTGCGCGACGAGCACACCGTCCTGCCGGTGAGTACCGTGCTCGACGACTTCCACGGGCTCGACGGGGTGGCCCTGTCGGTGCCGTCGATCGTGAGCGCGTCGGGCGCCGTGCCGATTCGGGAGACGCTCTTCTCCGAGGACGAGATGACGCTGCTCCAGCGCTCGGGCGATGCGTTGCGGACGGTGGCGGCGAGCCTGCGCGAGTGA
- a CDS encoding tyrosine-type recombinase/integrase, producing MTGTPKTHATRSVPYPEFLEDLIRIQLHLKRPKHLLFGNGSEPQRLPNSRDGWFAAAVRRAMRVDPTFPRITPHDLRHTAASLAISAGANVKAVQRMLGHASAAMTLDTYADLFDDDLDYVAQALTSARHAAVVVVQEQQARGASIRPSAILPPMPSPGSPRDAARGL from the coding sequence GTGACCGGTACCCCGAAGACCCATGCCACACGCTCCGTGCCCTACCCGGAGTTCCTCGAGGACCTCATCCGAATACAACTGCACCTCAAGCGCCCTAAGCATCTTCTCTTCGGAAACGGCTCCGAGCCGCAACGACTGCCGAACTCCCGCGACGGATGGTTTGCCGCTGCCGTGCGCCGCGCAATGCGCGTCGACCCAACTTTTCCTCGTATCACTCCGCACGACCTGCGCCATACGGCTGCCAGCCTTGCGATCAGCGCCGGAGCAAACGTCAAAGCCGTTCAGCGCATGCTCGGGCACGCATCGGCGGCCATGACCCTCGACACGTACGCCGACCTCTTCGACGATGACCTCGACTACGTAGCTCAGGCCCTCACGAGCGCCCGCCATGCTGCGGTCGTCGTCGTCCAGGAGCAGCAGGCGCGGGGCGCATCAATACGCCCGTCGGCGATACTGCCTCCGATGCCTTCCCCAGGCTCACCCAGGGACGCTGCGCGCGGTCTGTGA
- a CDS encoding RNA polymerase sigma factor, whose amino-acid sequence MSTDSSVIQRSVREPAVFGELFHRHASRLHRYVARRAGDTVADDVISETFLIAFERRARFDLSHEDARPWLFGIATNLIHRHRIAEARTLRTAERFVADSPAVSDPERMDEQVAAHLEMKRVAKVLRRLPIGDRDCLLLYAWEDLSYEQIAEAMSIPTGTVRSRLNRARRALRAEPLIEEGTHERAHYAPDPA is encoded by the coding sequence GTGAGCACAGACAGCAGCGTGATCCAACGGTCGGTGCGCGAGCCTGCGGTGTTCGGGGAACTATTCCACCGACACGCGTCACGGCTGCATCGGTACGTGGCGCGCCGCGCCGGTGACACCGTCGCGGACGACGTCATCAGCGAAACCTTCTTGATCGCTTTCGAGCGCCGGGCCCGGTTTGACCTCTCCCACGAGGACGCACGGCCATGGCTGTTCGGGATCGCGACTAACCTCATCCACCGCCACCGCATTGCGGAGGCGCGCACCCTTCGAACCGCCGAGCGGTTCGTGGCGGACAGCCCCGCCGTCAGCGACCCGGAGCGCATGGATGAACAAGTTGCAGCGCATCTGGAGATGAAGCGCGTCGCGAAGGTTCTGCGGAGGTTGCCCATTGGCGATCGGGACTGTCTGCTCCTGTACGCGTGGGAGGACCTCTCCTACGAGCAGATCGCGGAGGCGATGTCGATCCCGACCGGCACCGTCCGCTCACGACTCAACCGGGCTCGGCGCGCACTACGCGCAGAGCCCCTCATCGAGGAGGGAACTCATGAACGAGCTCACTATGCTCCGGACCCTGCGTGA
- a CDS encoding RNA polymerase sigma factor — MGLIHWEGFSLVEVSRILAMKEGTVRSRYHRARASLRSQLQLEHQRHTKAPGPSPVP, encoded by the coding sequence ATCGGCCTCATCCACTGGGAGGGCTTCTCGCTCGTAGAAGTAAGTCGCATCCTCGCTATGAAGGAAGGCACCGTCCGAAGCCGGTATCACCGCGCCCGCGCGTCGCTGCGTTCCCAGCTGCAGCTGGAGCATCAACGGCACACGAAAGCCCCCGGCCCCTCGCCTGTTCCGTAG
- a CDS encoding TetR/AcrR family transcriptional regulator: protein MLEPDDRRRNNTGPADDPDAHRGLREQRRRETRRGIADAAIELFERQGVTATTVEEIAEAAGIAPRTFYRHAVTKENALFVDDDSMERLIASVRAVDGAAPEVRRTIEQAYLASIDAFDAEQPDTHTRILRARRLVLAEPGLLSRALARDDEYVQALTTIVLHADDDPDADEIRARAVVTAINTNVRLAYDEWARRAERGQKASVRHLYLQVRSVLIDHFTADDVD, encoded by the coding sequence ATGCTCGAACCCGACGATCGGCGCCGGAACAACACCGGTCCCGCCGATGACCCTGACGCCCACCGCGGTCTGCGCGAACAGCGACGTCGTGAGACCCGTCGCGGTATCGCCGACGCGGCGATCGAGCTCTTCGAGCGCCAGGGTGTCACCGCCACGACGGTGGAGGAGATCGCCGAAGCGGCCGGCATCGCCCCGCGTACCTTCTACCGCCACGCGGTGACGAAAGAGAACGCCCTGTTCGTCGACGACGACTCGATGGAGCGGCTGATCGCCAGCGTGCGCGCCGTCGACGGGGCGGCGCCCGAGGTGAGACGCACGATCGAGCAGGCCTACCTGGCGTCCATCGATGCCTTCGACGCCGAGCAGCCCGACACCCACACACGCATCCTGCGGGCGCGTCGCCTCGTTCTCGCCGAGCCGGGCCTGCTCTCCCGCGCCCTCGCCCGTGACGACGAATACGTGCAGGCCCTCACCACCATCGTGTTGCACGCCGACGACGACCCGGACGCCGACGAGATCCGGGCCCGGGCTGTCGTCACCGCGATCAACACGAACGTTCGCCTGGCCTACGACGAGTGGGCGCGCCGCGCCGAACGCGGCCAGAAGGCATCCGTCCGACACCTCTACCTACAGGTGCGGTCAGTGCTGATCGACCACTTCACAGCCGACGACGTCGACTGA
- a CDS encoding MDR family MFS transporter, translating into MTLEKNPDTASISVPAAAAAPRTGPVIALLVASAFVVILNETIMGVALPRLMADLDITAATAQWLTTGFLLTMAIVIPCTGYLLARFSLRGLFFTAMSLFAAGTLIAALSAGFGMLLAGRVVQASGTAIMMPLLFTTVLNVVAPTHRGRMMGVISIVIAVAPAVGPTVAGVILSALDWRWMFWLVLPIALLAIALGAVWVRNVTETSRPSFDPLSAVLAALGFGGLIYGLSLIGESASGHAPVPVWIPLVVGVVSLVVFVLRQLSLQKTDAAFLDLRTFASRSFSLAVVLVVVVMAALFGSLILLPLFLQQALGLDTLTVGLMMLPGGILMGVIAPIVGALFDRFGPRPLVLPGMVVAAAALWGMTTFDMNAEIWWIVLIHMTLNLGLGFVFTPLLTSALGSLPRSLYSHGSAITSTLQQVAGAAGTALFVTLMSVGTASALAAGDAPGEAMTAGVHTAFVVGAVIASVAVVLTLFVRKPADVEEPLAHPAAH; encoded by the coding sequence GTGACGCTCGAGAAAAACCCCGACACCGCTTCGATATCCGTTCCCGCCGCAGCAGCTGCGCCCCGGACCGGCCCCGTGATCGCCCTCCTCGTGGCCTCGGCCTTCGTCGTCATCCTCAACGAGACGATCATGGGCGTCGCCCTACCCCGGCTCATGGCCGACCTCGACATCACCGCCGCCACCGCGCAGTGGCTGACCACCGGATTTCTTCTCACCATGGCGATCGTGATCCCGTGCACCGGCTATCTGCTGGCGCGGTTCTCGCTACGAGGCCTGTTCTTCACCGCGATGTCGCTGTTCGCTGCCGGAACCCTCATCGCCGCGCTCTCGGCGGGCTTCGGGATGCTGCTCGCCGGCCGCGTGGTGCAGGCGTCCGGCACCGCGATCATGATGCCCCTGCTGTTCACCACCGTGCTCAACGTCGTGGCGCCCACCCATCGCGGGCGCATGATGGGCGTCATCTCCATCGTCATCGCCGTCGCGCCGGCGGTCGGTCCGACGGTGGCCGGTGTCATCCTCTCCGCACTGGACTGGCGCTGGATGTTCTGGCTCGTGCTTCCCATCGCCCTGCTCGCGATCGCGCTCGGCGCCGTGTGGGTGCGCAACGTCACTGAGACCTCACGGCCTTCATTCGACCCGCTCTCGGCCGTGCTCGCGGCCCTCGGCTTCGGCGGGCTCATCTACGGCCTCAGCCTCATCGGTGAGTCGGCGTCCGGTCACGCACCCGTGCCGGTCTGGATCCCGCTCGTCGTCGGCGTCGTCTCGCTCGTCGTGTTCGTGCTGCGCCAGCTGTCGTTGCAGAAGACGGATGCCGCCTTCCTCGACCTCCGCACCTTCGCCTCGCGCTCCTTCAGTCTCGCCGTCGTGCTCGTCGTCGTCGTGATGGCGGCGCTGTTCGGTTCGCTCATCCTGCTGCCGCTGTTCCTGCAGCAGGCGCTGGGTCTCGACACCCTGACGGTCGGCCTCATGATGCTGCCCGGCGGCATCCTGATGGGCGTCATCGCACCGATCGTGGGGGCGCTGTTCGATCGCTTCGGGCCGCGTCCGCTGGTCCTTCCCGGGATGGTCGTCGCCGCAGCGGCGCTGTGGGGTATGACGACGTTCGACATGAACGCCGAGATCTGGTGGATCGTGCTCATCCACATGACCCTCAACTTGGGGCTCGGTTTCGTCTTCACGCCATTGCTCACCTCCGCACTCGGGTCGCTGCCCCGATCCCTGTACTCGCACGGCAGCGCGATCACGAGCACCCTCCAGCAGGTGGCCGGCGCCGCCGGCACCGCCCTGTTCGTCACGCTCATGTCGGTGGGGACCGCCAGCGCCCTCGCTGCCGGCGACGCCCCCGGCGAAGCGATGACCGCGGGTGTGCACACTGCGTTCGTGGTGGGAGCGGTGATCGCGAGCGTCGCGGTCGTGCTCACCCTCTTCGTGCGCAAGCCCGCCGACGTCGAGGAGCCGCTCGCTCACCCAGCCGCGCACTAG
- a CDS encoding TetR/AcrR family transcriptional regulator yields MSEARTRLLDTASRLFYADGLRAVGIDRVIAEAQVTRATLYRHFPSKDDLLVAYLTQIDEAIRGRMDAARSSGADPDDIIRTVAQAISDDIQGAGFRGCAFLNAAAEYPDPDHPVHHAVLEHREWFLRTMTELFAQTGKIDAEPAARHFVMLRDGAMTAGSLTDPQPICATFLRGIEGLLAYRSGLEADDVTALSNTP; encoded by the coding sequence ATGTCGGAGGCACGAACTCGGCTACTCGACACCGCCAGCCGGCTCTTCTACGCCGACGGGCTACGCGCCGTCGGGATAGATCGCGTCATCGCCGAGGCACAGGTCACCCGCGCCACGCTCTATCGGCACTTCCCGAGCAAGGACGACCTGCTCGTCGCCTACCTCACGCAGATCGACGAGGCGATCCGCGGCCGGATGGACGCCGCCCGATCCTCCGGCGCCGACCCTGACGACATCATCCGAACAGTCGCCCAGGCCATCTCCGACGACATCCAGGGCGCTGGCTTCCGCGGATGCGCATTCCTCAACGCCGCGGCCGAATACCCCGACCCCGATCACCCGGTCCACCATGCCGTCCTCGAGCATCGGGAGTGGTTTCTCAGGACGATGACCGAACTCTTCGCTCAGACCGGCAAGATCGACGCAGAACCCGCAGCACGACATTTCGTGATGCTCCGAGATGGCGCGATGACCGCCGGCTCTCTGACCGACCCGCAGCCCATCTGCGCGACCTTCCTGCGAGGTATCGAAGGACTCCTCGCTTATCGCAGCGGCCTGGAAGCCGACGACGTCACAGCGTTAAGCAACACGCCCTGA
- a CDS encoding dihydrolipoyl dehydrogenase family protein: MTEVIRPSLIASDVDRDAIVDVIVIGAGPVGENVADRVVQGGLTATIVERELVGGECSYWACMPTKALLRDAAALRAARALPAAGLAASGILDPAAVFARRDRFAEHWHDSGQVDWLRSAGITLVRGQGRISGPRTVTVTDTGDGTTTILRARHAVVIATGSSAYIPPIAGLADVRPWTNREAVATNMVPDRLAIIGGGVVGAEMATAFHALGSHVSLISQTRLLPRAELFASEHVTEALRSAGVALHLDAGVIEARRNDSGILEITLSDGSTVAADEVLVATGRTANTKDLGLDRIGLEPGRWLTVDHTLAVLDQNGDRIGDDTGADPGAAWLFAAGDVNHRAPLTHHGKYQARALGDAIVARANGAEPGLDPWGRHAVTADELALTQVIFTAPEVATVGFTAQEAAAAGRDTRVVDYDLGKVAGAALHADHYRGQARMVIDAARNTVIGFTAVGPDVAELLHAATIAIAGEVPLDRLWHAVPAYPTINEIWLRLLEADGRDHAVSAPDRTLVTVESATDAAVA; this comes from the coding sequence ATGACCGAAGTCATCCGACCGTCCCTCATCGCGTCCGACGTAGACCGGGATGCCATCGTCGACGTGATCGTCATCGGCGCCGGACCGGTCGGCGAGAATGTCGCCGACCGGGTCGTGCAAGGCGGCCTGACCGCGACCATCGTCGAACGTGAACTCGTCGGTGGCGAATGCTCGTACTGGGCCTGCATGCCCACCAAGGCACTCCTCCGTGATGCTGCCGCGCTCCGAGCTGCCCGTGCCCTTCCCGCCGCGGGGCTCGCTGCGAGCGGCATCCTCGACCCCGCCGCCGTCTTCGCCCGTCGGGACCGGTTCGCCGAGCACTGGCACGATTCCGGTCAGGTCGATTGGCTGCGCAGTGCCGGCATCACGCTGGTCCGCGGACAGGGACGGATCAGCGGCCCTCGCACCGTGACCGTCACCGACACCGGCGACGGCACCACGACGATCCTGCGGGCACGCCATGCCGTCGTCATCGCCACCGGCAGCAGCGCATACATTCCGCCGATCGCGGGGCTCGCGGATGTCAGGCCGTGGACGAACCGCGAAGCCGTGGCCACCAACATGGTCCCGGACCGCCTGGCGATCATCGGGGGCGGAGTAGTCGGCGCCGAGATGGCGACGGCATTCCACGCACTCGGCTCCCACGTGTCCCTGATCTCTCAGACGCGCCTGCTTCCGCGGGCGGAGCTGTTCGCGAGCGAGCACGTCACCGAGGCGCTCCGTTCCGCCGGTGTCGCACTGCATCTGGACGCCGGCGTCATCGAGGCGCGACGGAACGATTCCGGCATCCTCGAGATCACCCTGTCGGACGGCAGCACCGTCGCGGCGGACGAGGTTCTCGTCGCCACCGGACGTACCGCGAACACCAAGGACCTCGGCCTGGACCGGATCGGTCTGGAACCGGGCAGGTGGCTGACGGTCGACCACACCCTCGCCGTTCTCGACCAGAACGGTGACCGGATCGGCGACGACACCGGCGCCGACCCCGGCGCAGCCTGGCTTTTCGCCGCCGGTGACGTCAACCATCGTGCACCGCTGACGCACCACGGAAAGTATCAGGCCCGCGCGCTGGGCGATGCCATCGTCGCACGAGCGAACGGTGCGGAACCCGGCCTGGACCCGTGGGGACGCCACGCCGTGACCGCTGACGAACTGGCGCTCACGCAGGTGATCTTCACCGCGCCCGAGGTGGCGACCGTCGGGTTCACCGCACAGGAAGCCGCGGCAGCCGGACGAGACACACGGGTCGTCGACTACGACCTGGGAAAGGTCGCCGGTGCCGCACTGCACGCCGACCACTATCGCGGCCAGGCCCGCATGGTCATCGACGCTGCCCGTAACACCGTGATCGGGTTCACCGCCGTCGGCCCCGACGTCGCCGAACTCCTCCATGCCGCGACGATCGCCATCGCCGGAGAGGTCCCGCTGGACCGCCTGTGGCACGCGGTGCCCGCGTATCCGACCATCAACGAGATCTGGCTCCGCCTGCTTGAGGCAGACGGCCGAGATCACGCCGTATCCGCCCCTGACAGAACTCTCGTCACGGTCGAGTCGGCGACCGACGCGGCAGTCGCCTGA
- a CDS encoding EthD family reductase yields MPTKITLIFDNPIDPGAFESDYAELVDRARSVPGLLKMETSKVWPKEDGTATPAYRMIDLYFPDYEAANAPLGTPEAGAFFRRASELATGGMTGLFSDVEEP; encoded by the coding sequence ATGCCCACGAAAATCACTCTCATCTTCGACAACCCCATCGACCCCGGCGCCTTCGAGTCCGATTACGCCGAATTGGTCGACCGTGCCCGGAGCGTTCCGGGTCTCCTGAAGATGGAGACCTCCAAGGTCTGGCCCAAGGAGGACGGCACCGCCACTCCGGCCTACCGCATGATCGACCTTTACTTCCCCGACTACGAGGCAGCGAACGCGCCCTTGGGTACGCCCGAAGCAGGGGCCTTCTTCCGGCGCGCCAGCGAACTCGCGACCGGAGGAATGACAGGACTCTTCTCCGACGTCGAAGAGCCCTGA
- a CDS encoding alpha/beta hydrolase — translation MNTHFSTRLTQGASAAQPAPGHSPGQQPAAKPTVVLVHGAWADSSGWGGVISKLEEDGYPVLAVANPLRGLASDSAYVRSILDSIDGDVVLVGHSYGGAVITNAATGAGNVKALVYTAAFTPDEGEIIAQFNDPVTYPGAELTPDSLIVRPYPGGIDATIAPARFRQIFAADLPARQTDVMAATQRPTNVAVLEEQTGEPAWKTIPSWYQVSNQDKALSPVAQRFFAERMGAHTTSINASHAGYVSHPDETAELIEAAAGATS, via the coding sequence ATGAACACCCACTTCTCAACGCGCCTCACCCAGGGCGCCAGCGCGGCGCAGCCCGCCCCCGGCCACAGCCCCGGTCAGCAGCCGGCTGCGAAGCCCACAGTCGTCCTCGTGCACGGCGCCTGGGCCGACTCGAGCGGCTGGGGCGGTGTGATCAGCAAGCTCGAGGAGGATGGCTACCCGGTACTCGCCGTCGCCAACCCGCTGCGCGGCCTGGCATCCGACTCGGCCTACGTCCGCAGCATCCTCGACTCGATCGACGGCGACGTGGTCCTCGTCGGCCACTCCTATGGCGGTGCGGTCATCACGAACGCCGCCACCGGCGCCGGCAACGTCAAGGCACTGGTCTACACGGCGGCCTTCACCCCCGACGAAGGAGAGATCATCGCGCAGTTCAACGACCCGGTCACGTACCCGGGCGCCGAGCTGACGCCCGACTCCCTCATCGTGCGCCCCTACCCCGGCGGTATCGACGCCACCATCGCCCCGGCCCGGTTCCGGCAGATCTTCGCCGCAGACCTGCCCGCCCGACAGACCGACGTCATGGCCGCGACCCAGCGCCCGACCAACGTGGCCGTCCTCGAGGAGCAGACCGGCGAGCCGGCGTGGAAGACCATCCCCAGCTGGTACCAGGTCTCCAACCAGGACAAGGCCCTGTCCCCGGTCGCGCAGCGCTTCTTCGCCGAGCGGATGGGCGCGCACACCACGTCGATCAACGCGTCGCACGCCGGATACGTTTCCCACCCGGACGAGACTGCGGAGCTGATCGAGGCGGCCGCCGGCGCGACCAGCTGA